From Streptomyces sp. NBC_00370, a single genomic window includes:
- a CDS encoding MbtH family protein, translating to MFDDALDLDYKVVLNDEEQYSIWPADRESPAGWREAGKQGPKPDCLEWIERTWTDMRPRSLREAMDH from the coding sequence ATGTTCGACGACGCACTCGACCTGGACTACAAGGTCGTGCTCAACGACGAGGAGCAGTACTCGATCTGGCCCGCCGACCGCGAGAGCCCCGCCGGATGGCGGGAGGCCGGCAAGCAGGGCCCCAAGCCGGACTGCCTGGAATGGATCGAGCGCACCTGGACGGACATGCGCCCCCGCAGCCTGCGCGAGGCGATGGATCACTAG